A region from the Brassica napus cultivar Da-Ae chromosome C8, Da-Ae, whole genome shotgun sequence genome encodes:
- the LOC106449687 gene encoding 1-aminocyclopropane-1-carboxylate synthase 9: MKQLSTKVTSNAHGQDSSYFLGWEEYEKNPYDEIKNPNGIVQMGLAENQLCFDLIETWLAKNPDAAGLKKDGQSIFKELALFQDYHGLPEFKKALAEFMEEIRGNRVTFDPRKIVLAAGSTSANETLMFCLAEPGDAFLLPTPYYPGFDRDLKWRTGAEIVPIHCSSSNGFQITESALQQAYQQAQKLDLNVKGILVTNPSNPLGTMLTRRELNLLVDFITSKNIHLISDEIYSGTVFGFEQFVSVMDVLKDKKLEDSEVSKRVHVVYSLSKDLGLPGFRVGAIYSNDEMVVSAATKMSSFGLVSSQTQYLLSALLSDKKFTGTYLNENKKRLKIRQKQLVSGLEAAGVTCLKSNAGLFCWVDMRHLLDTNTFEAELELWKKIVYEVKLNISPGSSCHCTEPGWFRVCFANMSEETLDLAMKRLKEYVESTDSNRLISKSSHERIKRLRKRTVSNWVFRVSWTDRVPDER; the protein is encoded by the exons atgaaacagCTGTCGACAAAAGTGACAAGCAATGCTCATGGACAAGACTCATCTTACTTCTTGGGATGGGAAGAATACGAGAAGAACCCATACGACGAAATCAAGAACCCTAATGGGATTGTTCAAATGGGTCTTGCTGAAAATCag CTATGTTTTGATCTCATAGAGACATGGTTAGCTAAGAATCCAGACGCAGCCGGACTCAAGAAGGACGGCCAATCTATTTTCAAAGAGCTTGCTCTCTTCCAAGATTATCATGGCCTACCAGAATTCAAGAAA GCTTTGGCAGAGTTTATGGAGGAAATAAGAGGGAATAGAGTAACATTTGACCCACGAAAGATTGTTCTAGCTGCTGGTTCAACATCTGCCAACGAAACTCTCATGTTTTGTCTAGCAGAACCTGGAGATGCTTTCCTTTTACCCACTCCTTACTATCCAGG ATTCGACAGAGATTTGAAATGGAGAACCGGTGCAGAGATTGTACCGATTCACTGCTCCAGCTCTAATGGATTCCAAATAACAGAGTCAGCTCTTCAACAAGCTTATCAACAAGCTCAAAAGCTTGATCTTAACGTCAAAGGGATTCTTGTTACCAACCCATCTAACCCACTTGGCACAATGTTGACCAGAAGAGAACTTAACCTTCTCGTTGACTTCATCACCTCCAAAAACATTCATCTCATAAGCGACGAGATCTATTCAGGTACCGTGTTTGGGTTTGAACAATTCGTTAGCGTCATGGATGTCttaaaagacaagaaactcGAGGACAGCGAAGTCTCCAAAAGAGTTCATGTCGTTTACAGTCTTTCCAAAGATCTCGGTTTACCCGGTTTTCGCGTTGGAGCAATATACTCCAACGACGAAATGGTTGTTTCGGCTGCGACGAAAATGTCGAGTTTCGGCCTCGTTTCTTCCCAAACACAATACCTTCTCTCTGCATTGCTTTCAGACAAGAAGTTCACAGGTACATACCTCAACGAAAACAAGAAAAGACTCAAGATTCGTCAAAAGCAACTCGTGTCCGGTCTTGAAGCCGCAGGAGTTACTTGCCTTAAAAGCAACGCTGGTTTGTTTTGTTGGGTCGACATGAGGCATCTCTTGGACACAAACACTTTCGAAGCAGAGCTTGAGCTATGGAAGAAGATTGTGTACGAAGTGAAACTAAATATTTCACCCGGTTCATCGTGCCATTGTACTGAACCGggttggtttagggtttgtttcGCCAATATGAGTGAAGAGACACTCGATTTGGCGATGAAAAGGCTCAAAGAATACGTAGAGTCAACAGATAGTAACAGACTGATTTCAAAAAGCAGTCATGAAAGGATCAAGCGTTTGAGGAAGAGGACTGTCTCTAACTGGGTTTTCCGGGTTTCATGGACCGACCGTGTACCTGATGAACGATGA